The Anas acuta chromosome 1, bAnaAcu1.1, whole genome shotgun sequence genome segment CCGCTGGCTGCGAGGTGTTATTATGCTCGGACTATCAACACTCATCCTACTCCAGCGCAGGGGTCGGGTGCTGTTCCCCCTTCTTTACCTTGGTCCAGCTCAGTCCCCCGAAACCGGCCCTCGGGGCGGGAATCCACCACCTGGAACCGCTTGGACCCCACGTTCTCCATCATCTCCTTGAAGGTCTTCAGCAGGCTCTTGTCCAGCTTGGCCTTAAAGACCGCCGGTGTGGGCTGGCTGACCTCTGCCGTCACAGGGTGGCCCTCCTTCACCCAATTCTTGAAGCCACCATTCAGCACCGACACCTGCCGGTGCCCGAAGACCCGAAACATCCACCAGGCACGGGGGGCGTAGAAAGTGCCCAGCTTGTCCCCGTCGTACACCACGACGTGGGTGTCGTTGCCGATCCCCAACTGCCCCACGTAGTCGGCAAAGCCAGCCTCGCTGGGCAGCATGAAGTCGTACGGGGACGACTTGTCCCGGCACTCCTCGATGTCAAAGAAAGACGCCCCGGGGATGTGGCTCTCCTTGAACTCCTGCCGAGCGTTTCGCTCCTGTGGAGGGTACCAGGAGGCATCGAGCACCCGCAAGCCGGCCCCGACCCGCCCGGCTTTCACGGCCTCGGCCAGCCATTTGGAGGACACCAGCGCCTTGCCCAGCACCTGCGCCGCCATCTCGGAAGC includes the following:
- the TST gene encoding thiosulfate sulfurtransferase; translated protein: MAAQVLGKALVSSKWLAEAVKAGRVGAGLRVLDASWYPPQERNARQEFKESHIPGASFFDIEECRDKSSPYDFMLPSEAGFADYVGQLGIGNDTHVVVYDGDKLGTFYAPRAWWMFRVFGHRQVSVLNGGFKNWVKEGHPVTAEVSQPTPAVFKAKLDKSLLKTFKEMMENVGSKRFQVVDSRPEGRFRGTELDQGLESGHIPGAVNIPFQSFLTETGHEKSVEEIQQMFRDKKVDLSKPLTITCRKGVTACHIALAAYLCGKPDVSIYDGSWSEWFHRAPPEYKVSEMKRNKA